A window of Glycine soja cultivar W05 chromosome 13, ASM419377v2, whole genome shotgun sequence genomic DNA:
ggtggtcaacaaataaaagtaggaagactgactcttccacgctttctcacttcaagcttgtaggattatggggtacccgtcatatgtggtactaggtggcgatcgggcgatggtgcaaatcaactctcccacatccacaaatcaaacatgaacCCACCATCCCCAATTGCCCACCTTCAATTTAGCTCATGTAcccccacgtagcccttatcctcgttcctctcagtaccaggtccccatcaacccctccaagcttccacaatatcCAAGCAATTCAATATTCAAACATCATgaactaccctaaaccaagaaaacagggtagaggcagaaaactctgcccaaaacacattcCAATACCACAGCTTTCCCtactcaaataccccagtaacattctcttcgttccgattcgttaaccgttggatcgactcgaacaTTTTAATGGAGGTCCCTAGTACATAattctacattttgaccgttgggatatgCTAGAAAATGTCTAGAACCCAATGTACTACCTTTCCCATAACCAACAATGCACAAGAAcaaaaattctgctgcacaattcaACAACAAATTTTCTGCATAATAGGGCAGATTGCGAAATCCATCTTACCCACCTCCAATtttgctcaaattggatcctacaagtcctaaatcatatataaatcatatctaaacccaaaacaagcttcagaccaaggcaattcaaaatctaggtatctaaaacccctcaatttagtggattttcaaggtttgagaagtgaaaatgagaatggggtaattttggagtaaactctcatctcaaacaagtctataacattaatttaaacttgctcaaactggttttacgacgaaaactccaccgattcaaaatttgacccctcaacacccaatttaccctagaaatggctcttgctttCACTTTGGTCACTCATTTTCCTCATTTGCTCTGCCTAAGCTTTCCcacaagtcctaaatgacattttaaactaagattaactcactttagactccaatttacactaaccccaaatttagcttctctaaccctcaaaatctcacacttttctaCCTACAACATtgtcattctcacatttaaccctaaGTTAACTTTCCCCTtcatctctaccagttttctatcagcaatttcagcacacaaacatcaccaagcatcatcataaaaccctaaaacagaatgggtaaatttggctcacatcaaacatgacaagtttagcatgctttcaacaaattccttcacaaataactaccataaggcataaacttagtagaactacccatcatatctcccaaaaaccccatacccacgaaattcatgtgagaagacgtctacccaaacctgaaatttgaagtcccacaacgtagaggtgcgcttcacgactccgaaaatggcttccttttgtgatttggagtagaaatggtgagcaaagtttggagctttgatggaggcttcaatggagaggaagaagaagagaaaagcaacgtgagaaGGTGAGGAGGAAAGCTTCTGAATTTTTTgttgagtgaggagagagaacgtggcttttatgagaaaaatgattttcttttcctattattttattttctaaagcacTTGCCACTTGTCCCATTTTGAGTGGAACAAAAAGGAGCCcgctttttctcttgatgtgactcatactcagccacaaggagagaaaattttgactttttgaaatgctaaaatcctACCTCGGTTTGTGTGtcgtttctctgattccagtccctcgcgtttctctgcacccgtttTCGatagtaagcaatatatatatcaaaacgctcagaatgaaaccccgagtgtgattcagaggttggttttgttaaattttaagttgcacacaaaacgataatttttagactaattaattgagaattaatctataactgtccagttatgaatttctcttcgttaattagcctaacccgcgtatctttcccccaatgtacatacttctaccaggagtatatatatatatatacactgaataatacttatatgtataattattcaaaatgtatggtttacaaaattccgggtagaaatttccaggatgtcacagagAACATGAGTCTTTTAAAGAATACGCTCAGCGTTGGAGAGACCTagcagcacaagtggcccctcccatggtcgagagaAAAATGGTTACTATGATAATGGATACCTTGCTtgtattctactatgagaaattagtgggctacatgccTTCTAGCTTCGCGGACTTGGTATTCGTCGGAGAAAGGATCGAGGTGGGTTTGAAGAAgggaaagttcgattacgtctccCTTGCAAGTACTAGCAGTAGGAGGACCGGAACATTTGGGGCAAAgaggaaggagggagatgcccatgtTGTCACTTCAACGCCTGCGTGGCCCAAGCTGTCGCAAACCTCCCACGGTACCCACCAATATgcacaacatcacccgagcttttcaGCTCGTGCCGAGGGCTCTTCCAACTTAGCGCTCGCCCAACCAAGTGCGCCCGCGCCCACACAAAGGGGGCCCCCACAGCTCCAACCTAACCTCGCCCGGCCAGCAATGCCCACCTTGGCGCAGGCTCCAACACGACGAGGAACTTTCCGCCAAGGCAGGCTCAGgaattcaccccgatcccaatgacATACGGGGACCTCTTGCCATCTCTCATTGCCAACCAATTGGCCGTGGTGACTCTGGGAAGGATCTTCCAGTCTCCTTTCCCGAAATGGTATAACCCTAGTGCAACCTGCACATACCATGGGGGAACCCTAGGCCACTTAGTCAAACAGTGCATTGCCTTGAAACACAAGGTCCAAAGTTTGATAGAAGCCGAATGGTTGATGTTTCAAGAAGACGGGCCCAACATAAAGACAAACCCATTCCCCAATCATGGAAGGGCAGCTGTTAATGCCATCGAGGTGTGTACGTCGCACAGGCCCAAACATTTGAAGGACGTAACGACCTCTAGAAGGTTTATCTATGAAGCCATACAAAAGGCGAGCGTGATTCCCCGCGGTGGGCACAAGAAGGATTCTTGTTTAAAGCATCCGGGTGTgccgcatgacatggaaacgtgttcAACGGTAGGAGATCTATTACAACAAATGATAGACCAAGGCCGACTTGAGGTCAGCAATGAGGAGGATGAGGAAcaacatatatgcatgcagtcgaCAGATAAGGAAGGTCCTAAGAAACCTAAACCCTTGGTAATACACTTCACCAAGGACACTGCTCCCCAAAGGCCCCGACACCCCTCGGCGGTATCGGGCGTTAGACCTATTCCTTTCCCTTACAAGAACAGTCGCGCAGTCCCATGGAAGTACGCCCTTCTGGGAGACAGGAAGGAAGAAGCTACCGACATTGGCTCACTGTCGGCCAaagtaaccaacatcaccggcttGAGCGgcataacccgcagtggtcgcgTGTTCGCACCCCCCAACCTGCCAACGCAGCCCACGAACGCTAAAGGGAAAGCAAAGGTGACCAAAGGACAAAACATCAAGGTGATCCCCGCACAGGACAAGGATGTTCCGACGGGGGGATTTGCCGAGGGAAAAGAGGGCTACGAAAAGAAAGAGGTATCACTCGAGGaggccagcgagttcctccgcattatccaatagagcgagttcaaggtcattgaacAACTCAACAAGACCCCGGCTAAGGTCTCCCTTCTAGAActactcatgagctctgagcctcactGAGCTTTGTTGGTGAAGGTTTTGAATGAAGCTCAcgtagcccaagacatctctGTAGAAGGCTTTGAGGGGATTGTCAATAACATCACAGCTAACAACTACCTCACCTTCACCGAGGAGGAAAttcccgccgaggggagagggcataatagggCTTTACATGTGTCGGTCAAATGCATGGAACACATTATGGCCAAAGTACTCATTGACAATGGCTCAAGCCTAAATGTGATGCCCAAGAGCACGTTGGAGAAGTTGTCGTTCAACGCCTCCCACCTGAGGCTGAGTtccatggtggttcgtgccttcgacggcagccACCGAGAGGTAAGGGGAGAGATTGacctcccagtacagatagggcTTCACACCTGCCGAGTTACATTCCAAGTAATGGATATCAACCTGGCCTATAGATTTCTGTTGGGGCGTccatggatccactcagtgggggTCAtcccctctacactccaccaaaagctaaAGTTTGTAGTGGAAGGACATTTGGTCATAGTATTAGGCGAGGAAGATGTCCTAGTAAGTTGTTCTTCCTCTATGCCGTATGTGGAAGCCGTAGAGGAGTCGTTGGAAacaactttccaatcctttgaggtggtaagcaacGCCTCCGTAGATTCCCTCCCAAGGCAGCCTCGCCTGTCTGGCGCGGCaatgatggtggcccgggtgatgttggggCACGACTACGAGCCCGAAATGGGTTTGGGCAAGGATAACGGTGGCAGGGCCGACCTAGTAAGTGTCAAAGGAAAT
This region includes:
- the LOC114381589 gene encoding uncharacterized protein LOC114381589 — protein: MTYGDLLPSLIANQLAVVTLGRIFQSPFPKWYNPSATCTYHGGTLGHLVKQCIALKHKVQSLIEAEWLMFQEDGPNIKTNPFPNHGRAAVNAIEVCTSHRPKHLKDVTTSRRFIYEAIQKASVIPRGGHKKDSCLKHPGVPHDMETCSTVGDLLQQMIDQGRLEVSNEEDEEQHICMQSTDKEGPKKPKPLVIHFTKDTAPQRPRHPSAVSGVRPIPFPYKNSRAVPWKYALLGDRKEEATDIGSLSAKVTNITGLSGITRSGRVFAPPNLPTQPTNAKGKAKVTKGQNIKVIPAQDKDVPTGGFAEGKEGYEKKEVLNEAHVAQDISVEGFEGIVNNITANNYLTFTEEEIPAEGRGHNRALHVSVKCMEHIMAKVLIDNGSSLNVMPKSTLEKLSFNASHLRLSSMVVRAFDGSHREVRGEIDLPVQIGLHTCRVTFQVMDINLAYRFLLGRPWIHSVGVIPSTLHQKLKFVVEGHLVIVLGEEDVLVSCSSSMPYVEAVEESLETTFQSFEVVSNASVDSLPRQPRLSGAAMMVARVMLGHDYEPEMGLGKDNGGRADLERKNKGQGPRSEQQAKEVPPCHISRSFVSAGLKHEGQVAAICDEDSLRRSNLIQLCPLGFQLGNWRVEECPEVYTRSIM